From the genome of Lotus japonicus ecotype B-129 chromosome 6, LjGifu_v1.2, one region includes:
- the LOC130722208 gene encoding DNA-directed RNA polymerase 3B, chloroplastic isoform X1, whose product MSLASSFPIPHVHASTTLNHHHHHHHHHCFNHLQIKRKHFVFISSPTLTLFSSNALQSRHRLLRLDSTTDNFLVDGLNSPLDDDDSEPPAANSKIFLQEPPWISSHFLKDWLMRAEQEVREAETFDALRRRQIEAETEAWERMVEEYRELEREMREKRLAPNLPRVKSLLLGWFEPLKEAVEAEQKAHQARSKKQQASIAPNVDSLPAAKVAVIVMHKMMSLVMENEEGCVQLVQAAVQIGMALEQEVRIHKFLEGNKSLQSKKTEADTEENLNNDKEKQRKFVNGLIKRKKLKEVHVVLKQEEVSPWSRAAQAKLGSRLIELLIETAYVHSPVNQSADTPPDIRPAFRHGFKPQSRSPGQKILKNYGVIQCDPLVLAGLEKCAKHMLIPYMPMIIPPKKWKGYDKGGHLFLPSYIMRTHGSRKQQDVMKNVKGEQMQKVFEALDILGNTKWRINGRLLDVVESIWAGGGNVAGLVDCENVPLPDKPPTEDLKQIQEWKYRVRKAKKMNLERHSQRCDTELKLSVARKMKDEDCFYYPHNLDFRGRAYPMHPHLNHLGSDLCRGLLEFAEGRPLGKSGLRWLKIHLANLYAGGIEKLSYDGRLGFVENHIHDIFDSADNPVNGNRWWLRAEDPFQCLAACINLSEALRSSSPNSVISHLPIHQDGSCNGLQHYAALGRDELEAAAVNLVAKEKPADVYSEIAVRVHDIMRRDSNKDPSTFPNALLAKVLIDQIDRKLVKQTVMTSVYGVTYIGARDQIKKRLEEKGLITDDRLLFTAACYAAKVTLAALGEVFEAARGIMSWLGDCAKVIAYENQAVHWTTPLGLPVVQPYCKTERHLIKTSLQVLALQREGTAVSVKKQRSAFPPNFVHSLDSSHMMMTALACSDAGLCFAGVHDSFWTHACDVEIMNRILRENFVELYDMPILENLLEDFQTMYPGLAFPSLPKTGDFDLRKVLDSPYFFN is encoded by the exons ATGTCACTGGCATCTTCATTTCCCATTCCTCACGTTCACGCCTCCACCAcactcaaccaccaccaccaccaccaccaccaccactgcttcAACCACCTCCAAATCAAACGCAAGCACTTCGTCTTCATCTCATCCCCCACCCTCACCCTCTTCTCCTCCAACGCACTTCAATCCCGCCACCGCCTCCTCCGCTTGGACTCCACCACTGACAATTTCCTCGTCGACGGCCTCAATTCCCCCCTCGACGACGACGACTCTGAACCGCCCGCGGCAAACAGCAAGATCTTCCTCCAGGAACCGCCCTGGATTTCGTCTCATTTCCTCAAAGACTGGCTCATGAGAGCCGAGCAGGAGGTGCGGGAGGCTGAAACGTTCGACGCGTTACGGCGGAGACAGATCGAGGCGGAGACCGAGGCGTGGGAGAGGATGGTGGAGGAGTACAGGGAGCTTGAGAGGGAGATGAGGGAGAAGAGGTTGGCGCCGAATTTGCCTCGTGTGAAATCCTTGCTGCTTGGGTGGTTTGAGCCGCTTAAGGAGGCCGTGGAGGCTGAGCAGAAGGCGCACCAGGCGAGGTCTAAGAAGCAGCAGGCGTCTATTGCTCCTAATGTGGACTCGTTGCCGGCCGCGAAGGTGGCGGTTATTGTGATGCATAAGATGATGAGTTTGGTCATGGAGAATGAGGAAGGGTGTGTTCAGCTTGTTCAGGCTGCTGTTCAGATTGGCATGGCTTTGGAACAAGAG GTTAGGATTCATAAGTTCCTTGAAGGAAATAAAAGTCTCCAGAGTAAGAAGACAGAGGCTGACACTGAAGAGAATTTGAATAAtgataaagaaaaacaaagaaaatttgTGAATggtttaattaaaagaaaaaaactgaaAGAGGTACATGTGGTCTTGAAACAGGAAGAAGTTAGTCCTTGGAGCCGTGCTGCCCAGGCTAAG CTGGGAAGTCGATTAATAGAATTATTAATTGAAACAGCATATGTTCACTCTCCAGTTAATCAGTCTGCGGATACTCCACCGGACATTCGACCAGCTTTCAGACATGGGTTCAAGCCTCAATCAAGGAGTCCAgg GCAAAAGATCTTGAAGAATTATGGTGTTATACAATGTGATCCCTTAGTCCTAGCTGGGCTTGAAAAATGT GCTAAGCATATGTTAATACCTTACATGCCAATGATAATACCTCCGAAAAAGTGGAAAGG GTATGACAAGGGTGGGCACTTGTTCTTACCTTCTTATATCATGCGTACTCATGGATCTAGGAAGCAGCAAGATGTAATGAAGAACGTCAAAGGAGAGCAAATGCAAAAAGTTTTCGAG GCATTGGATATTCTTGGCAACACTAAATGGCGAATAAATGGAAGATTACTTGATGTTGTGGAGTCCATCTGGGCTGGAGGAGGTAACGTTGCAGGACTGGTTGATTGTGAAAAT GTACCTTTACCAGACAAGCCACCTACGGAGGATTTAAAACAAATTCAGGAGTGGAAGTACAGAGTAAGGAAGGCAAAAAAAATGAACCTAGAGAGGCATTCTCAAAGATGTGACACTGAACTTAAGCTTTCT GTggcaagaaaaatgaaagatgaGGATTGCTTTTATTATCCACACAATCTTGACTTTCGCGGAAGAGCATATCCTATGCATCCTCATTTGAATCATTTAGGTTCTGATCTGTGTCGAGGTCTGCTTGAATTCGCTGAAGGGCGACCATTGGGAAAGTCTGGACTTCGGTGGCTGAAGATACATTTAGCTAATTTGTATGCAGGAGGAATTGAGAAGCTGTCTTATGATGGGCGCCTAGGATTTGTAGAGAACCATATTCATGATATATTTGACTCTGCTGATAATCCTGTTAATGGAAATCGTTGGTGGTTAAGGGCTGAGGATCCTTTCCAGTGCCTTGCTGCCTGTATTAATCTATCAGAAGCCTTAAGAAGCTCATCACCAAATTCTGTTATCTCTCATCTTCCAATTCATCAG GATGGGTCCTGTAATGGCTTACAACACTATGCAGCTTTGGGAAGAGATGAG CTGGAGGCTGCGGCAGTTAACTTGGTTGCTAAAGAGAAACCTGCTGATGTTTACTCTGAGATTGCCGTTAG AGTTCATGATATAATGAGAAGAGACAGCAACAAGGACCCCAGCACTTTTCCAAACGCTTTGTTAGCCAAAGTTTTAATTGATCAG ATTGATAGGAAACTGGTCAAACAGACTGTAATGACTTCTGTATATGGTGTTACTTATATTGGGGCACGAGATCAAATAAAGAAAAGATTAGAGGAAAAAGGCCTCATTACTGATGATAGACTTTTATTTACTGCAGCTTGCTATGCTGCTAAG GTGACATTGGCTGCCCTTGGAGAAGTTTTTGAAGCTGCACGAGGCATCATGAGCTGGCTTGGTGATTGTGCGAAG GTGATTGCATATGAAAACCAGGCTGTTCACTGGACCACTCCTCTTGGTCTTCCTGTTGTACAACCATACTGTAAAACTGAACGCCATCTG ATCAAAACATCACTTCAGGTTTTGGCTTTGCAGAGGGAGGGGACTGCA GTATCTGTGAAGAAGCAGAGAAGTGCATTTCCTCCTAACTTCGTACATTCACTGGATAGTTCACACATGATGATGACTGCTCTAGCCTGCAGCGATGCTGGCTTATGTTTTGCAG GTGTTCATGATTCATTTTGGACACATGCATGTGATGTTGAGATAATGAATCGGATTCTTAGAGAAAATTTTGTGGAGCTTTATGACATGCCTATACTAGAAAAT CTGCTGGAGGACTTCCAGACTATGTATCCAGGATTGGCTTTCCCTTCATTGCCAAAAACTGGTGATTTTGACTTACGGAAGGTTCTTGATTCTCCATACTTTTTCAACTGA
- the LOC130722208 gene encoding DNA-directed RNA polymerase 3B, chloroplastic isoform X2 has product MSLASSFPIPHVHASTTLNHHHHHHHHHCFNHLQIKRKHFVFISSPTLTLFSSNALQSRHRLLRLDSTTDNFLVDGLNSPLDDDDSEPPAANSKIFLQEPPWISSHFLKDWLMRAEQEVREAETFDALRRRQIEAETEAWERMVEEYRELEREMREKRLAPNLPRVKSLLLGWFEPLKEAVEAEQKAHQARSKKQQASIAPNVDSLPAAKVAVIVMHKMMSLVMENEEGCVQLVQAAVQIGMALEQEVRIHKFLEGNKSLQSKKTEADTEENLNNDKEKQRKFVNGLIKRKKLKEVHVVLKQEEVSPWSRAAQAKLGSRLIELLIETAYVHSPVNQSADTPPDIRPAFRHGFKPQSRSPGQKILKNYGVIQCDPLVLAGLEKCAKHMLIPYMPMIIPPKKWKGYDKGGHLFLPSYIMRTHGSRKQQDVMKNVKGEQMQKVFEALDILGNTKWRINGRLLDVVESIWAGGGNVAGLVDCENVPLPDKPPTEDLKQIQEWKYRVRKAKKMNLERHSQRCDTELKLSVARKMKDEDCFYYPHNLDFRGRAYPMHPHLNHLGSDLCRGLLEFAEGRPLGKSGLRWLKIHLANLYAGGIEKLSYDGRLGFVENHIHDIFDSADNPVNGNRWWLRAEDPFQCLAACINLSEALRSSSPNSVISHLPIHQDGSCNGLQHYAALGRDELEAAAVNLVAKEKPADVYSEIAVRVHDIMRRDSNKDPSTFPNALLAKVLIDQIDRKLVKQTVMTSVYGVTYIGARDQIKKRLEEKGLITDDRLLFTAACYAAKVTLAALGEVFEAARGIMSWLGDCAKVIAYENQAVHWTTPLGLPVVQPYCKTERHLC; this is encoded by the exons ATGTCACTGGCATCTTCATTTCCCATTCCTCACGTTCACGCCTCCACCAcactcaaccaccaccaccaccaccaccaccaccactgcttcAACCACCTCCAAATCAAACGCAAGCACTTCGTCTTCATCTCATCCCCCACCCTCACCCTCTTCTCCTCCAACGCACTTCAATCCCGCCACCGCCTCCTCCGCTTGGACTCCACCACTGACAATTTCCTCGTCGACGGCCTCAATTCCCCCCTCGACGACGACGACTCTGAACCGCCCGCGGCAAACAGCAAGATCTTCCTCCAGGAACCGCCCTGGATTTCGTCTCATTTCCTCAAAGACTGGCTCATGAGAGCCGAGCAGGAGGTGCGGGAGGCTGAAACGTTCGACGCGTTACGGCGGAGACAGATCGAGGCGGAGACCGAGGCGTGGGAGAGGATGGTGGAGGAGTACAGGGAGCTTGAGAGGGAGATGAGGGAGAAGAGGTTGGCGCCGAATTTGCCTCGTGTGAAATCCTTGCTGCTTGGGTGGTTTGAGCCGCTTAAGGAGGCCGTGGAGGCTGAGCAGAAGGCGCACCAGGCGAGGTCTAAGAAGCAGCAGGCGTCTATTGCTCCTAATGTGGACTCGTTGCCGGCCGCGAAGGTGGCGGTTATTGTGATGCATAAGATGATGAGTTTGGTCATGGAGAATGAGGAAGGGTGTGTTCAGCTTGTTCAGGCTGCTGTTCAGATTGGCATGGCTTTGGAACAAGAG GTTAGGATTCATAAGTTCCTTGAAGGAAATAAAAGTCTCCAGAGTAAGAAGACAGAGGCTGACACTGAAGAGAATTTGAATAAtgataaagaaaaacaaagaaaatttgTGAATggtttaattaaaagaaaaaaactgaaAGAGGTACATGTGGTCTTGAAACAGGAAGAAGTTAGTCCTTGGAGCCGTGCTGCCCAGGCTAAG CTGGGAAGTCGATTAATAGAATTATTAATTGAAACAGCATATGTTCACTCTCCAGTTAATCAGTCTGCGGATACTCCACCGGACATTCGACCAGCTTTCAGACATGGGTTCAAGCCTCAATCAAGGAGTCCAgg GCAAAAGATCTTGAAGAATTATGGTGTTATACAATGTGATCCCTTAGTCCTAGCTGGGCTTGAAAAATGT GCTAAGCATATGTTAATACCTTACATGCCAATGATAATACCTCCGAAAAAGTGGAAAGG GTATGACAAGGGTGGGCACTTGTTCTTACCTTCTTATATCATGCGTACTCATGGATCTAGGAAGCAGCAAGATGTAATGAAGAACGTCAAAGGAGAGCAAATGCAAAAAGTTTTCGAG GCATTGGATATTCTTGGCAACACTAAATGGCGAATAAATGGAAGATTACTTGATGTTGTGGAGTCCATCTGGGCTGGAGGAGGTAACGTTGCAGGACTGGTTGATTGTGAAAAT GTACCTTTACCAGACAAGCCACCTACGGAGGATTTAAAACAAATTCAGGAGTGGAAGTACAGAGTAAGGAAGGCAAAAAAAATGAACCTAGAGAGGCATTCTCAAAGATGTGACACTGAACTTAAGCTTTCT GTggcaagaaaaatgaaagatgaGGATTGCTTTTATTATCCACACAATCTTGACTTTCGCGGAAGAGCATATCCTATGCATCCTCATTTGAATCATTTAGGTTCTGATCTGTGTCGAGGTCTGCTTGAATTCGCTGAAGGGCGACCATTGGGAAAGTCTGGACTTCGGTGGCTGAAGATACATTTAGCTAATTTGTATGCAGGAGGAATTGAGAAGCTGTCTTATGATGGGCGCCTAGGATTTGTAGAGAACCATATTCATGATATATTTGACTCTGCTGATAATCCTGTTAATGGAAATCGTTGGTGGTTAAGGGCTGAGGATCCTTTCCAGTGCCTTGCTGCCTGTATTAATCTATCAGAAGCCTTAAGAAGCTCATCACCAAATTCTGTTATCTCTCATCTTCCAATTCATCAG GATGGGTCCTGTAATGGCTTACAACACTATGCAGCTTTGGGAAGAGATGAG CTGGAGGCTGCGGCAGTTAACTTGGTTGCTAAAGAGAAACCTGCTGATGTTTACTCTGAGATTGCCGTTAG AGTTCATGATATAATGAGAAGAGACAGCAACAAGGACCCCAGCACTTTTCCAAACGCTTTGTTAGCCAAAGTTTTAATTGATCAG ATTGATAGGAAACTGGTCAAACAGACTGTAATGACTTCTGTATATGGTGTTACTTATATTGGGGCACGAGATCAAATAAAGAAAAGATTAGAGGAAAAAGGCCTCATTACTGATGATAGACTTTTATTTACTGCAGCTTGCTATGCTGCTAAG GTGACATTGGCTGCCCTTGGAGAAGTTTTTGAAGCTGCACGAGGCATCATGAGCTGGCTTGGTGATTGTGCGAAG GTGATTGCATATGAAAACCAGGCTGTTCACTGGACCACTCCTCTTGGTCTTCCTGTTGTACAACCATACTGTAAAACTGAACGCCATCTG TGTTGA